One Leifsonia shinshuensis DNA window includes the following coding sequences:
- the mobA gene encoding molybdenum cofactor guanylyltransferase → MAPTPPPPAAIVIAGGRSTRFGSDKLLAEVDGRTLLQRTMEAVSGCATVVLVSATNETVPRGVVIVSEYPRWGGPCAGIAAGVAALPETTTETLIVSADLARPASAVAALHAIETGVLADQDGNVQWLLARVPVPALGAQLAKLDADGGAAGRPVRALIGHLGLPIVPTHRDAVADIDEQHDLDYLKERH, encoded by the coding sequence GTGGCCCCCACTCCCCCGCCGCCCGCCGCCATCGTCATCGCCGGCGGACGCTCCACGCGCTTCGGCAGCGACAAGCTGCTCGCGGAGGTCGACGGGCGCACGCTGCTGCAGCGGACGATGGAGGCCGTGAGCGGCTGTGCGACGGTCGTCCTGGTGTCCGCGACCAACGAGACCGTGCCCCGCGGGGTCGTGATCGTGTCCGAGTATCCGCGGTGGGGTGGGCCGTGCGCGGGCATCGCGGCGGGGGTCGCCGCGCTGCCGGAGACGACCACCGAGACGCTGATCGTCTCGGCCGACCTCGCCCGACCGGCCAGCGCCGTCGCCGCACTGCATGCCATCGAGACGGGCGTTCTCGCCGACCAGGACGGGAACGTGCAGTGGTTGCTGGCCCGGGTTCCGGTCCCGGCACTGGGGGCGCAGCTCGCGAAACTGGACGCCGACGGAGGCGCGGCCGGCCGACCCGTCCGCGCGTTGATCGGCCACCTCGGCCTCCCCATCGTCCCCACCCACCGCGACGCGGTCGCGGACATCGACGAACAGCACGACCTCGACTACCTGAAGGAGCGACACTGA
- a CDS encoding type II toxin-antitoxin system Phd/YefM family antitoxin: protein MIPTLDDHNITVGQLRQNPTQMLADVQGGERYVVTSHGRPIADVVPHVGSGWVPIDQVAQLLGKSGDEDWARELDEQRAEQDLRDPWQ, encoded by the coding sequence ATGATCCCCACGCTCGATGACCACAACATCACCGTCGGACAGCTGCGGCAGAACCCGACGCAGATGCTCGCCGATGTCCAGGGCGGCGAGCGCTACGTGGTGACCAGCCACGGGCGTCCCATCGCCGACGTGGTCCCGCATGTCGGCTCCGGCTGGGTGCCGATCGATCAGGTCGCCCAGCTGCTGGGCAAGAGCGGCGACGAGGACTGGGCGCGCGAGCTCGACGAGCAGCGGGCCGAGCAGGACCTCCGGGACCCGTGGCAGTGA
- a CDS encoding GmrSD restriction endonuclease domain-containing protein, which yields MSNPALPPAGWYPNPDKPSELRWWDGAAWSAHTAEPGTVAAAASAAAGPQTPKTKRRIPLSTWVVGVIVLLVLLIGAASGGLGSFLIWLSLFAGFSALYTMVTRRRGWALLPQSRKTAGAIAAGSLVVLVAGASIFGASHPPALADADAMIHSAPSTPTVAKPSPTPSSQGEPLDPATVVAADTGPTVVIADASSTDASALDVLATLPVKGKSPSTGYARTTDFGAAWLDVDHNGCDTRNDILARDLTAITKEGACRVLSGTLDDKYTAQSIPFVRGATTSTLVQIDHIVPLQNAWVTGAQKLTQAQRISLANDPLNLIAVDAHSNEQKSSGDAATWLPSNKSFRCEYVARQISVKATYGLWVTRAEHDAMTRVLSGCTGQMAQSSAFTPPAPAPTPTEAPAPAPAPAPAPAPAPAPAPAPAPAPAPAAPQDPGNGATALCNDGTYSFAAHHQGACSHHGGVAVFYK from the coding sequence GTGAGCAACCCTGCTTTGCCGCCTGCCGGCTGGTATCCCAATCCTGACAAACCGTCCGAGCTGCGGTGGTGGGATGGTGCGGCGTGGTCCGCGCACACCGCCGAGCCCGGGACAGTGGCGGCGGCGGCGTCCGCGGCAGCTGGCCCGCAGACTCCGAAGACCAAGCGCAGGATCCCCCTCAGCACCTGGGTGGTTGGCGTGATCGTCCTCCTCGTCCTCCTCATCGGTGCCGCGAGTGGGGGCCTGGGGTCGTTCCTGATCTGGCTTTCCCTCTTCGCCGGATTCAGCGCTCTTTACACCATGGTCACCCGCCGCCGCGGGTGGGCTCTCCTTCCGCAGTCCCGCAAGACCGCCGGGGCGATCGCTGCCGGGTCGCTCGTGGTCCTCGTTGCCGGAGCGAGCATCTTCGGGGCAAGTCACCCGCCCGCCCTGGCCGACGCGGATGCGATGATCCATTCCGCGCCCTCGACGCCTACGGTGGCTAAGCCGTCGCCGACTCCGTCGAGTCAGGGCGAGCCGCTCGACCCGGCAACGGTCGTAGCCGCCGACACGGGCCCGACCGTCGTCATTGCCGACGCCAGCAGCACGGACGCGAGCGCGCTGGACGTGCTGGCCACGCTGCCGGTTAAGGGCAAGTCACCCTCCACGGGGTATGCGCGCACCACCGACTTCGGAGCGGCCTGGCTTGATGTCGACCACAACGGCTGCGACACCCGCAATGACATCCTCGCCCGCGACCTCACCGCCATCACCAAGGAGGGCGCGTGCCGCGTGCTCTCGGGAACGCTCGACGACAAGTACACCGCGCAGAGCATCCCGTTCGTCCGTGGCGCGACGACGTCGACGCTGGTCCAGATCGACCACATCGTCCCTCTCCAGAACGCGTGGGTCACCGGGGCTCAGAAGCTCACGCAGGCGCAGCGGATCAGCCTGGCGAACGACCCGCTGAATCTGATCGCGGTGGACGCACACTCCAACGAGCAGAAGTCGTCCGGCGACGCCGCGACCTGGCTGCCGTCGAACAAGTCCTTCCGCTGCGAGTACGTCGCACGGCAGATCTCGGTCAAAGCCACCTACGGATTGTGGGTGACGCGGGCCGAGCACGACGCGATGACGCGGGTGCTCTCCGGCTGCACCGGTCAGATGGCGCAGTCGTCGGCGTTCACGCCGCCGGCACCGGCGCCCACGCCGACCGAGGCACCCGCACCGGCACCCGCACCCGCGCCGGCGCCTGCTCCCGCCCCGGCGCCCGCACCTGCCCCCGCTCCCGCCCCGGCTCCCGCCGCGCCCCAGGACCCGGGAAACGGTGCGACGGCACTCTGCAATGACGGCACCTACTCCTTCGCCGCCCACCACCAGGGCGCCTGCTCGCACCACGGCGGCGTCGCCGTCTTCTACAAGTAG
- a CDS encoding PLDc N-terminal domain-containing protein, with protein sequence MLFGLTGWHVMLVLSFWIVPFVLWLIALVQIAKSKAAAGPVVAWVVVVTLIPLVGAILWFAIGRRSLREGGATT encoded by the coding sequence TTGCTCTTTGGACTCACCGGCTGGCACGTGATGCTCGTGCTCTCGTTCTGGATCGTGCCATTCGTGCTCTGGTTGATCGCGCTGGTGCAGATCGCGAAGTCGAAGGCGGCGGCGGGGCCGGTGGTCGCCTGGGTGGTCGTGGTGACGCTCATCCCGCTGGTGGGCGCAATCCTGTGGTTCGCGATCGGCCGGCGTTCGCTGCGGGAGGGCGGCGCGACGACCTGA
- a CDS encoding DUF6457 domain-containing protein — MEPQELDAWAGAAARRLGVSLEPGDVSALLDLARDAAHGVTRPAAPLTAYIAGMAVGSGRTLEDVARELRVAIAEAAPGDGD; from the coding sequence ATGGAACCGCAGGAACTCGACGCATGGGCCGGTGCTGCCGCGCGTCGGCTCGGGGTGAGCCTCGAACCGGGCGACGTGTCCGCGCTGCTCGATCTCGCACGGGACGCCGCCCACGGAGTGACGCGGCCGGCGGCGCCGCTCACGGCCTACATCGCCGGGATGGCGGTGGGGTCGGGCCGGACGCTCGAGGATGTCGCCCGGGAGCTGCGCGTCGCGATCGCGGAGGCCGCGCCCGGCGACGGAGACTGA
- a CDS encoding PIN domain-containing protein, whose amino-acid sequence MAVRALLDTNVVITGGFVAPAEITEVAICSISYAELEQGLVAPGLDPAALADRKLQVLEIRQAFGRGLPFDDVAAMYYGRIVEAVHASGRSPRGRIADLMIAAVARAHGAAIVTHNVADFAGLERIVQVISAD is encoded by the coding sequence GTGGCAGTGAGAGCGCTCCTCGACACCAACGTCGTCATCACCGGCGGTTTCGTCGCGCCCGCCGAGATCACGGAAGTGGCGATCTGCTCGATCAGCTATGCCGAGCTCGAACAGGGGCTCGTCGCTCCCGGCCTCGATCCGGCCGCGTTGGCCGATCGCAAGCTGCAGGTCCTGGAGATCCGGCAGGCCTTCGGCCGCGGCCTCCCGTTCGACGATGTCGCCGCGATGTACTACGGGCGCATCGTCGAAGCGGTGCACGCCTCCGGAAGGTCTCCGCGAGGCCGCATCGCCGATCTGATGATCGCAGCGGTCGCGCGCGCCCACGGCGCGGCGATCGTCACGCACAACGTCGCGGACTTCGCCGGTCTGGAACGGATCGTTCAGGTCATCTCCGCCGACTGA
- a CDS encoding aspartate ammonia-lyase, with product MTGVRIEAVRIERDSLGPVEVPADAYWGANTQRAVENFPISGRGIGTYPELVTALALVKQAAARANAEIGVLEPSVADVIDAACQDIVAGGLHDQFVVDLIQGGAGTSTNMNANEVIANRALERLGHPRGRYDVLHPLDHVNRSQSTNDVYPTAVKVALTIGLRRLIAEHALLAGSFRAKGVEFRDHVKIGRTQLQDAVPMTLGQEFTAFAVTMDEDNLRLTETIPLLAEINLGATAIGTGITASPGYADAVVRHLAALTDLPLVTASDLIEATSDTGVFMLVSAALKRAAIKLSKISSDLRLLSSGPQFGFGELHLPPRQAGSSIMPGKVNPVIPEVVNQVAFAIAGADVSITMAADNGQLQLNAFEPVIANALLQGLTWLTNACRTLRVNCVDGIRADAELLRSRVASSVGLVTALTPRIGYTTAAQIAHEALETGGDVRTAIVGRGLLTAEEYDAITDPRALTGVR from the coding sequence ATGACCGGGGTTCGGATCGAGGCCGTGCGGATCGAGCGCGACTCGCTCGGGCCGGTGGAGGTCCCCGCCGACGCGTACTGGGGTGCGAACACGCAGCGCGCCGTCGAGAACTTCCCCATCTCCGGGCGTGGGATCGGCACCTATCCGGAGCTCGTGACCGCGCTGGCGCTGGTCAAGCAGGCGGCCGCGCGGGCGAACGCCGAGATCGGCGTGCTGGAGCCGTCCGTCGCCGACGTCATCGACGCCGCGTGCCAGGACATCGTGGCCGGCGGCCTCCACGACCAGTTCGTGGTCGACCTCATCCAGGGCGGAGCTGGCACCTCCACGAACATGAACGCCAACGAGGTCATCGCCAACCGCGCGCTGGAACGCCTGGGGCATCCGCGCGGGAGGTACGACGTGCTCCACCCGCTCGACCACGTCAACCGCAGCCAGAGCACGAACGATGTGTATCCCACCGCGGTGAAGGTCGCGCTGACCATCGGGCTGCGGCGGCTGATCGCCGAGCACGCTCTGCTGGCCGGTTCGTTCCGGGCGAAGGGCGTGGAGTTCCGCGACCACGTGAAGATCGGCCGCACCCAGCTCCAGGACGCCGTGCCGATGACCCTCGGCCAGGAGTTCACGGCGTTCGCGGTCACGATGGACGAGGACAACCTGCGGCTGACCGAGACCATCCCGCTGCTGGCGGAGATCAACCTCGGAGCGACCGCGATCGGCACCGGCATCACCGCGTCGCCCGGCTACGCGGACGCGGTCGTGCGGCATCTCGCGGCGCTCACCGACCTGCCGCTCGTGACGGCCTCCGACCTGATCGAGGCGACCTCCGACACCGGTGTGTTCATGCTGGTCTCGGCCGCCCTGAAGCGCGCCGCCATCAAGCTGTCCAAGATCTCGTCGGACCTGCGCCTGCTGTCGAGCGGTCCGCAGTTCGGCTTCGGCGAGCTGCACCTGCCGCCGCGTCAGGCCGGTTCGTCGATCATGCCGGGCAAGGTCAATCCGGTCATCCCGGAGGTCGTCAACCAGGTCGCGTTCGCCATCGCGGGCGCCGACGTGTCGATCACGATGGCGGCCGACAACGGCCAGCTCCAGCTCAACGCGTTCGAGCCGGTCATCGCCAACGCGCTGCTGCAGGGGCTGACCTGGCTGACGAACGCCTGCCGGACGCTCCGGGTGAATTGCGTGGACGGCATCCGGGCCGACGCGGAGCTGCTGCGCAGCCGCGTGGCGTCGTCGGTCGGGCTAGTGACCGCTCTGACGCCCCGGATCGGCTACACGACCGCGGCGCAGATCGCGCACGAGGCGCTGGAGACCGGGGGAGACGTGCGCACGGCGATCGTCGGGCGCGGGCTGCTGACCGCGGAGGAGTACGACGCGATCACGGACCCGCGGGCGCTGACGGGAGTGCGCTGA
- a CDS encoding PadR family transcriptional regulator, whose product MSGTFNGGGAWGNMNADGLFQAFDQLRSQFEKKVGTRMGRGDVRSAVLALLTEKPMHGYQIIREIEERSGGSWKPSAGSVYPTLQLLADEGLITAEESNGRKTYALTEEGRAAAEEAGPAPWAPEEKKEDAKGSWGPGNWSGGHNPFDSELPKAGMALAQAAAQVRRTGTPEQVKEAVAVLDEARRKLYSILAQDAQD is encoded by the coding sequence ATGAGCGGAACATTCAACGGCGGAGGCGCCTGGGGCAACATGAACGCCGACGGCCTTTTCCAGGCCTTCGACCAGCTCAGGTCGCAGTTCGAGAAGAAGGTCGGCACCCGCATGGGCCGCGGCGACGTCCGCTCCGCCGTGCTCGCGCTGCTCACCGAGAAGCCCATGCACGGGTACCAGATCATCCGGGAGATCGAGGAGCGCAGCGGCGGGAGTTGGAAGCCGTCCGCCGGGTCCGTCTATCCGACGCTTCAGCTGCTCGCCGATGAAGGGCTGATCACGGCCGAGGAGTCCAACGGGCGCAAGACCTACGCCCTGACCGAGGAGGGCCGCGCGGCCGCCGAGGAGGCCGGGCCTGCGCCGTGGGCTCCGGAGGAGAAGAAGGAAGACGCCAAGGGCAGCTGGGGGCCGGGCAATTGGAGCGGCGGCCACAACCCGTTCGACTCCGAGCTGCCGAAGGCGGGGATGGCGCTCGCGCAGGCCGCCGCGCAGGTGCGGCGCACGGGCACGCCGGAGCAAGTGAAGGAGGCCGTCGCGGTCCTCGACGAGGCGCGGCGGAAGCTGTACTCGATCCTCGCCCAGGACGCCCAGGACTGA
- a CDS encoding HNH endonuclease encodes MKATYANACQICGTCLVGVAGRRYSEGAHVRPLGRPHLGPDDESNILCLCPNHHTQFDIGGLFVSDDLTVTDVAGNIVGQLTFSGSHSVDPLHFDYHRSLWSVSPAGGI; translated from the coding sequence GTGAAAGCCACCTATGCCAACGCCTGTCAGATCTGCGGTACATGCCTGGTCGGCGTCGCGGGCCGTCGATATTCTGAAGGCGCCCACGTAAGACCGCTGGGAAGACCGCATCTGGGACCTGACGACGAATCGAACATCTTGTGTCTCTGCCCGAACCACCACACCCAGTTCGATATCGGGGGACTTTTCGTCTCCGACGACCTCACGGTTACTGACGTGGCGGGCAATATCGTTGGTCAACTCACGTTCAGTGGCTCACATAGCGTCGATCCGCTCCATTTCGACTACCACCGCTCGCTCTGGAGCGTCTCACCGGCCGGCGGCATCTGA
- a CDS encoding DUF2510 domain-containing protein, with amino-acid sequence MPRPANLVDFAVERTATRQVTRTGSVPPVTGEQEGGTTSPRVDFAGINALASRPAGYAVALKCLQVQADAEDGDPALRSGGHVRLHPDAWSWYQGALGEIQIGALLDQLGPEWFVRHSVPIGADTKDVDHLVIGPAGVFAINTKHHAGASVWVGDHVLRVNNANTSHLVIARSDALDVGRRLSQQTGFPVPVTAVIAVLHAKSVKDIRSAQNRSIAVLDARQLVAWVSSQPAQLSATKIELLKLAAEEPMTWHNDPRAADTLRVMQRFERLVARVEIPDRHATRASSPSRPVRRPTGRTNTGSKKNRKPATRVAALADVFRVWFAAAVVVVAILVVRGVADQPCGSPLACVLPSIYLVWRPILPFSGLVAVALALLRTGQYAIPRISSSLRRRVSRPARARRSPTPRTNRGRHEGQPMNPPAGWYADPAASGLVRYWDGAAWTEHTAPHAPVPPAAAPFVSSSGDAPHTADPSYRDPAGYAPAQSYAPAQFYTPYSTAPANPHYVVAVPPKNSKATRSLVWGIISLFINPFALPSILAIVFGAQSRTTADQMERAGLVDSGRARATAGLVLGCVGAGFFVLWAVLYVTSQFR; translated from the coding sequence ATGCCCCGCCCTGCGAACCTGGTCGACTTCGCCGTCGAGCGGACCGCGACGCGGCAGGTCACGCGAACCGGGTCCGTGCCTCCCGTGACGGGCGAGCAGGAGGGCGGCACGACGTCGCCGCGCGTCGACTTCGCCGGGATCAACGCTCTGGCTTCGCGCCCCGCGGGCTACGCTGTGGCGCTCAAATGCCTGCAGGTCCAGGCGGATGCCGAGGACGGCGACCCCGCGCTCCGGTCGGGTGGACACGTGAGGCTGCATCCGGACGCCTGGTCCTGGTACCAGGGTGCTCTCGGCGAGATCCAGATCGGCGCCCTGCTGGATCAGCTGGGACCCGAGTGGTTTGTCCGTCATTCCGTGCCGATCGGAGCAGACACGAAGGACGTCGATCATCTGGTGATCGGACCGGCCGGGGTCTTCGCGATTAACACGAAGCACCATGCCGGCGCCTCGGTCTGGGTGGGCGACCACGTGCTCCGAGTCAACAACGCGAACACATCTCACCTCGTGATCGCGCGGAGCGACGCGCTAGATGTCGGCCGGCGACTCTCGCAGCAGACCGGGTTCCCCGTCCCAGTGACCGCGGTCATCGCTGTGCTGCACGCGAAGTCCGTCAAGGACATCCGCTCGGCTCAGAATCGCTCGATCGCCGTCCTAGATGCGCGGCAACTGGTTGCGTGGGTGAGCTCGCAGCCGGCTCAGTTGAGCGCGACCAAAATCGAGCTGCTCAAGCTCGCGGCCGAAGAACCGATGACCTGGCATAACGACCCGAGAGCGGCCGACACCCTTCGTGTCATGCAGCGATTCGAACGGCTCGTGGCGCGCGTCGAGATTCCGGACAGGCACGCGACGCGAGCATCGTCCCCGAGCCGGCCGGTGCGGCGCCCGACCGGACGCACGAACACCGGCAGCAAGAAAAACCGAAAGCCGGCGACCCGTGTCGCAGCCCTCGCCGATGTCTTCCGGGTCTGGTTCGCCGCTGCCGTCGTCGTCGTTGCGATCCTCGTCGTCCGAGGCGTTGCGGATCAGCCGTGCGGCTCCCCACTGGCGTGCGTGCTCCCGTCGATCTACCTCGTGTGGAGGCCGATCCTGCCCTTCAGCGGCCTCGTCGCTGTGGCACTCGCGCTACTCCGCACCGGTCAGTACGCCATCCCAAGAATCTCTTCCTCGCTCCGTAGACGCGTGTCCCGTCCCGCACGGGCGCGGAGGAGTCCGACTCCCCGAACAAATCGAGGCCGACACGAAGGACAACCCATGAACCCTCCCGCCGGCTGGTATGCCGACCCAGCTGCCTCCGGACTCGTCCGCTACTGGGACGGTGCGGCCTGGACCGAGCACACCGCACCGCACGCGCCGGTTCCGCCCGCCGCCGCGCCGTTCGTGAGTTCGAGCGGCGACGCGCCGCACACCGCCGACCCGTCGTATCGCGACCCCGCCGGCTACGCACCAGCACAGTCGTACGCCCCAGCGCAGTTTTACACACCGTACTCCACCGCCCCCGCCAACCCGCACTATGTCGTCGCTGTCCCGCCGAAGAACAGCAAGGCGACCCGCTCGCTCGTGTGGGGCATCATCAGCCTGTTCATCAACCCGTTCGCGCTGCCCTCGATCCTCGCGATCGTCTTCGGGGCGCAGTCGCGCACCACCGCCGACCAGATGGAACGGGCGGGGCTCGTGGATTCGGGGCGGGCCCGCGCGACCGCCGGGCTGGTCCTCGGCTGCGTCGGCGCGGGCTTCTTCGTGCTGTGGGCTGTGCTCTACGTCACAAGCCAGTTCCGGTAG
- a CDS encoding TetR/AcrR family transcriptional regulator yields MPKIVDHDQRRRDIVDAYLRVLARTGVAGTHGRSVAADLGVVPGTLWHYFDSVEEIAEAAAQRGIERTLERIAARTGDARGLAALLAIADEILPTSAVTREEARVVVAFWGQVHPGSDPRSAFGRPREFTELTRSALVEAVADGELVAATPVEPLVRLLDSIYAGEQVIWAAESVEADLGQVRRTFATAVAPWLDAAGPDGTASPAAGMLRQWAR; encoded by the coding sequence GTGCCGAAGATCGTCGATCACGACCAGCGCCGCCGCGACATCGTGGACGCCTACCTCCGCGTCCTCGCGCGCACCGGCGTCGCGGGCACGCACGGGCGCTCGGTCGCAGCCGACCTCGGCGTGGTCCCCGGTACGCTCTGGCACTACTTCGACTCGGTCGAGGAGATCGCGGAGGCAGCGGCCCAGCGGGGAATCGAGCGCACGCTGGAGCGGATCGCCGCCCGGACGGGCGACGCGCGCGGGCTCGCCGCGCTGCTCGCGATCGCGGACGAGATCCTGCCGACCTCCGCGGTGACCCGCGAGGAGGCGCGCGTGGTGGTGGCGTTCTGGGGCCAGGTGCATCCGGGCTCCGACCCGCGCTCGGCGTTCGGGCGGCCGCGCGAGTTCACCGAGCTGACGCGCTCCGCACTGGTGGAGGCCGTGGCCGACGGCGAGCTCGTGGCGGCCACACCGGTCGAGCCGCTGGTCCGGCTGCTGGACTCGATCTACGCGGGCGAGCAGGTGATCTGGGCGGCGGAGTCGGTGGAGGCCGACCTCGGGCAGGTGCGGCGGACGTTCGCGACGGCCGTGGCGCCGTGGCTGGACGCGGCGGGGCCGGACGGCACGGCGTCGCCGGCGGCTGGGATGCTACGGCAGTGGGCACGGTAG
- a CDS encoding primary-amine oxidase translates to MSLTIATATSHPLAALTGAEIDRAREVFAEAGLVTEHTRFTYVMLREPHKRDVLDADRAAGLHREVEALLLDFSTGAVTQAAADLTAGEVVHTRELDPVTEGTAPVLDEEFGLVDEIVKADAGWVAALARRGIHDVSTVRTCPLTAGHFDYDDEEGRRMFRVLAFLQQSESDLPWAHPIDGLVAHVDTLSRTVIRLVETPIDTVPLESGDYLDPELTGPLRTSLKPIEITQPEGVSFQYRDGVLSWENWDLRVGFNGREGLTLHDVAFTYQQERRPILYRASISEMVVNYADPTPIHGWQNYYDAGEYQFGRLANSLELGCDCLGDIFYLDAVVADDFCHPRVIKNAICVHEEDYGILWKHTDEFTHTSEARRQRRLVVSFFTTVGNYDYGFYFYFYLDGTFEVEAKATGIVFTGAHDGGDDPYSTPLAPGLGAPVHQHMFCARLDMTVDGTANAVDEIDVARVPVSEGNPWGSAIGRTITRLSSEASAVRDANGSVGRVWSISSASRRNRVGRPTSYVLHPSSEPALFSADEAHQRRRAGFAAHHLWVTQYEPSELWAAGYAVNLHPGGAGLPAYVAQDRPLDGEDIVVWHTFGLTHFPRLEDWPIMPVDYAGFTLKPYGFFDRNPTLDVPRSAASCHTAASAADSCGADCTCGH, encoded by the coding sequence ATGTCCCTGACGATCGCCACCGCGACCTCCCACCCGCTCGCCGCGCTCACCGGAGCCGAGATCGACCGCGCCCGCGAGGTGTTCGCGGAGGCCGGCCTCGTGACCGAGCACACCCGGTTCACGTACGTCATGCTGCGCGAGCCGCACAAGCGCGACGTCCTCGACGCCGACCGCGCCGCCGGCCTGCACCGCGAGGTGGAGGCGCTGCTGCTCGACTTCTCGACCGGCGCCGTCACGCAGGCGGCCGCCGACCTCACCGCGGGGGAGGTGGTCCACACTCGCGAGCTCGACCCCGTCACCGAGGGCACCGCGCCCGTGCTGGACGAGGAGTTCGGCCTCGTGGACGAGATCGTCAAGGCCGACGCCGGCTGGGTCGCCGCGCTCGCCCGGCGCGGCATCCACGACGTGAGCACGGTCCGCACCTGCCCGCTGACCGCCGGCCACTTCGACTACGACGACGAGGAGGGCCGCCGGATGTTCCGGGTGCTCGCCTTCCTGCAACAGAGCGAATCCGACCTCCCGTGGGCGCACCCGATCGACGGCCTAGTCGCCCACGTCGACACCCTCTCGCGCACGGTGATCCGCCTGGTCGAGACCCCGATCGACACCGTCCCGCTGGAGTCCGGCGACTACCTCGACCCGGAGCTCACCGGCCCGCTTCGGACGTCACTGAAGCCCATCGAGATCACCCAGCCGGAGGGCGTCAGCTTCCAGTACCGGGACGGCGTGCTGAGCTGGGAGAACTGGGACCTGCGTGTCGGCTTCAACGGCCGCGAGGGCCTCACCCTCCACGACGTGGCCTTCACCTACCAGCAGGAGCGCCGCCCGATCCTGTACCGGGCCTCCATCTCGGAGATGGTCGTCAACTACGCCGACCCGACGCCCATCCACGGCTGGCAGAACTACTACGACGCAGGCGAGTACCAGTTCGGGCGGCTCGCGAACTCGCTGGAACTCGGCTGCGACTGCCTCGGCGACATCTTCTACCTGGACGCCGTGGTCGCGGACGACTTCTGCCACCCGCGGGTGATCAAGAACGCGATCTGCGTCCACGAGGAGGATTACGGCATCCTCTGGAAGCACACCGACGAGTTCACCCACACCTCGGAGGCCCGCCGCCAGCGCCGCCTGGTCGTCTCCTTCTTCACGACGGTCGGCAACTACGACTACGGGTTCTACTTCTACTTCTACCTGGACGGGACGTTCGAGGTGGAGGCCAAGGCCACCGGCATCGTCTTCACCGGCGCCCACGACGGCGGCGACGACCCGTACTCGACCCCACTCGCGCCCGGCCTCGGCGCGCCCGTGCACCAGCACATGTTCTGCGCGCGCCTCGACATGACAGTGGACGGGACGGCGAACGCGGTCGACGAGATCGACGTCGCCCGCGTGCCGGTCTCGGAGGGCAACCCGTGGGGGAGCGCGATCGGCCGCACCATCACCCGCCTGTCGTCGGAGGCTTCCGCGGTCCGGGATGCGAACGGCTCGGTCGGCCGCGTCTGGTCGATCAGCAGCGCCTCCCGCCGCAACCGCGTCGGCCGCCCGACCAGCTACGTGCTGCACCCGTCGTCGGAGCCGGCGCTGTTCTCGGCCGACGAGGCGCACCAGCGCCGCCGTGCGGGCTTCGCCGCGCACCACCTGTGGGTGACGCAGTACGAGCCGTCCGAGCTGTGGGCGGCGGGGTACGCGGTGAACCTGCACCCGGGCGGCGCCGGCCTCCCCGCATACGTCGCGCAGGACCGCCCGCTGGACGGCGAGGACATCGTCGTCTGGCACACCTTCGGCCTGACCCACTTCCCGCGCCTGGAGGACTGGCCGATCATGCCGGTGGACTACGCGGGCTTCACGCTGAAGCCGTACGGCTTCTTCGACCGGAACCCGACGCTGGACGTGCCGCGGTCGGCGGCGTCGTGCCACACGGCGGCTTCCGCGGCTGACTCTTGCGGCGCCGATTGCACCTGCGGGCACTGA